One genomic region from Saccharomyces cerevisiae S288C chromosome XI, complete sequence encodes:
- a CDS encoding uncharacterized protein (hypothetical protein; green fluorescent protein (GFP)-fusion protein localizes to the cytoplasm and nucleus; protein abundance increases in response to DNA replication stress; YKR018C has a paralog, IML2, that arose from the whole genome duplication), translating to MFKVFGFGAKEEIPELSQEEKTKAILKQAHDFEQALRAMDYVLDDNADEGLALLDESDAKEASDQTINALARGVIEFLEATLGFEAEEMKKASATLAKAEALSLKSRERAQKIGLKSSSLYPPGTVYAVTYTESCLLHALLMIFSESMMEAAKAILKLRKSYYMLQEILETIKAANKAKKLKITSGSEDKESTPATFITGGDAFNSVDIPYELTPEEQKDKDLLQFAEQIHSMRTERLSGAHIGNSPAINRLRGELGLQAMEDLPEEEITDHKVLSDDIDLSQATIDEFVHSGVNLCFGILQVVISLLPPAIGAVLSVVGFRGSREEGLRLVWKATKQRNVHGCIGLLALMFYYDGPFQFTDDDFDIPAAVKDSSNSEDSEDEEMDGPTLLHPGKILEDALLQSRALFPNSALWLLNEARMLSGKGRLEEAVALMDSIDVSKIRMRQVKSLMIFDRAITLIHLHQYDRAAEDILSLLDISDWSHAFYTYFAGCCYLENWRMCEMGLMKSDKKDEYQKKAEELIFTSVNLLGKKTFKSKNLPLDRFILRKVEQFKAKKEELGVENPLDGIATSPVHEIAYFYNGYNRMSEEHLELTKKMLTEYRNPAIEALDSDQELIKDLLVSLTLRRLGHIQEGCDILDEKVLPKFFSIQNGKVKYIKKTEDPWAYPTALYERALFTWKLEGMDGLPESKEWLLRAQGYADDYELSTRVGMKIKAAIDRVDHSL from the coding sequence ATGTTTAAAGTGTTTGGTTTTGGTGCGAAGGAAGAGATTCCTGAGCTTTCacaggaagaaaaaactaaagCCATTCTAAAACAAGCTCATGATTTCGAACAGGCACTGCGTGCGATGGACTATGTCTTAGATGATAATGCTGACGAGGGTTTGGCTTTGCTGGATGAGAGTGATGCTAAAGAAGCTTCCGACCAAACTATAAATGCGTTAGCTCGTGGTGTCATTGAATTTTTGGAGGCCACTTTAGGTTTTGAAGCTGAAGAGATGAAAAAAGCTTCTGCGACTTTGGCCAAGGCAGAAGCTTTATCTTTGAAAAGTAGAGAGAGGGctcaaaaaattggattGAAGAGCAGTTCTTTATATCCTCCAGGAACAGTTTATGCCGTGACTTATACAGAATCATGCCTTCTACATGCCCTATTGATGATTTTCAGTGAAAGTATGATGGAGGCGGCCAAGGCCATTTTAAAGCTCAGAAAGTCGTACTATATGTTACAAGAAATCTTGGAAACTATTAAAGCTGCTAACAAAGccaagaaattgaaaattacGTCAGGCAGTGAAGATAAGGAGTCCACCCCAGCGACTTTCATAACTGGTGGCGATGCGTTCAATTCCGTTGATATACCTTATGAACTGACTCCTGAAGAACAAAAGGATAAGGATCTTTTACAATTTGCTGAACAAATTCATAGCATGAGGACTGAAAGATTATCTGGCGCCCACATTGGCAACTCTCCTGCAATTAACAGGTTGAGAGGTGAGCTAGGACTACAAGCAATGGAAGACTTGCCAGAAGAGGAAATAACAGATCATAAAGTTCTTTCGGATGATATAGATTTAAGTCAAGCAACAATTGATGAGTTTGTCCATTCTGGTGTCAATTTATGCTTTGGTATTTTACAGGTTGTGATATCACTATTACCACCCGCTATTGGCGCGGTCCTATCTGTGGTTGGATTCAGGGGTTCCAGAGAAGAAGGTTTGAGACTTGTTTGGAAAGCCACAAAGCAAAGAAACGTGCATGGTTGTATTGGTTTGTTAGCCCTGATGTTTTACTATGATGGACCTTTCCAATTCACTGACgatgattttgatattcCTGCAGCAGTTAAGGATTCCAGTAACAGTGAAGAttctgaagatgaagagatGGATGGCCCTACGTTGTTGCATCCTGGGAAAATACTGGAAGATGCGTTGCTGCAATCAAGAGCGCTATTTCCCAATAGTGCGCTATGGTTATTGAATGAGGCAAGGATGCTATCTGGTAAAGGGCGTTTAGAGGAAGCAGTCGCATTGATGGATTCGATTGATGTTAGCAAGATACGGATGAGACAGGTCAAATCCTTGATGATTTTTGACCGTGCTATAACATTGATCCATTTGCATCAATACGATAGAGCTGCAGAAGATATTTTATCGCTATTAGACATCAGTGATTGGTCACACGCTTTTTACACATATTTTGCTGGCTGCTGTTATTTAGAAAATTGGAGAATGTGCGAAATGGGATTAATGAAGTCAGACAAAAAGGATGAATACCAAAAGAAGGCCGAAGAACTTATCTTCACCTCTGTGAATTTGCTAGGTAAGAAAACCTTCAAATCGAAGAACCTGCCATTAGATAGGTTTATTCTGAGAAAAGTTGAGCAATTTAAAGCGAAAAAGGAGGAACTTGGGGTGGAAAATCCTCTGGATGGTATCGCTACTTCACCAGTACACGAAATTGCGTACTTCTACAATGGTTATAATAGAATGTCTGAAGAGCATTTGGAGctaacaaagaaaatgctaACTGAGTATAGAAATCCCGCCATTGAAGCTTTAGACTCAGATCAGGAGTTAATCAAAGATCTCTTGGTCTCTTTGACATTAAGAAGATTAGGTCATATCCAAGAAGGTTGTGATATATTGGATGAAAAGGTTCTACCTAAGTTTTTCTCCATTCAAAATGGCAAGGTcaaatatataaagaaaactgaAGATCCATGGGCCTATCCGACTGCACTTTATGAACGTGCTCTATTTACATGGAAGTTGGAGGGCATGGATGGCCTTCCAGAGAGTAAAGAATGGTTACTGAGGGCTCAGGGCTACGCAGATGATTATGAATTGAGTACGAGAGTAGGTATGAAAATTAAGGCTGCCATTGACCGCGTTGACCATTCATTGTAA